The DNA region GGCTCTTCCAGTGCGTTCTCTAACTGGGGCAGAGGTAGAGTGTACTATGAATCACTCCTCGGACACTGGCGTCGCAGTGCGTTGactttgtgggtgtgtgtgtgtgtgtgcttttggatggacacacacagtgacacacaaagCTCAGCATTGTGTGTCACTGTCATCACGTTTTGTCCAAACAAATGTGAAGTAACTAATCATATTAATGTGGCGTTTTCATCCAATCAGCAGCAGGCGCTCATAAAGTTCCGCCTCCTGAACTTAAACAGACGATGTCGCAGCCAAAGGTTGAGTTTGTTTCCGCTGTGGCAgcgtgctaatgctaaagctactTCTGATTATGGGCTGATTCTAGTGCTAACAGTCACCAAACCACCCTGTTAAGGAGGCTAAAGCTAACTATTAGCTCTGTGAACCTGTAATGACAAAACATTGATGCTAAAGCTGACTATTAGCTCTGTTTACAGGTAATGATCATGTATGAAAGATATTTGTGTTAATGCTAACTGTTAGCTCTGTGAACCTGTAATAACTATATATGAAagaggctaatgctaactgtaAATCATGGAGTAAGTGCAATAATGCTCATGCTAAGAGATGCCTTAAtagagaaacaacaacaaacacgaGTTGGACTAAATCTGATTAGTGTGGCTGAGTCATTCATGAGCTAATCTGATCTGATTGTTGACTGTGGGAGTGGTGGAGTTCCTCACGAGTTTCTGACTCTGAGCTGGATCTGCTCCAGTCCGACCTGTTGACACACCTtcaaccagctcgttcatcaaTAAGTTAGTTATTGCGAGTACATTTAATCTATTCAAGTCAATGATTGTTTCAATAAATATTACACACTAAAGATAAATCATCAAATTACAAGACACAAacaacattacattaaataGAAAGTAATagtaattgcaaaaaaatattgaatataatgctacaatttaaatacatataaaatgtgataaataatttacaaatatgcATATGGAAAcataaatagtaaaaaaaaaaaaaaacaataacgtaagaatgagaaaataaataaatgtgaaataatgTCAGAATAGAAAATCTGAAATATCAATACATCCTGTAATCATTTCATaatccataaataaataaaaacactcaaacactGGCGGCCCCCACGAGGTGTGAAAaggaggaagtgtgtgtgtttgtgtgtgtgtgcttaccgcaagtcacatgactcgtcAGAAGGATGTTTGGAAATGACATTTCATGtttggactgtgtgtgtgtctgtgtctgtgtctgtgtgcgtgtgcgtgtgcgtgtgcgtgtgcgtgtgcgtgtgtgtgtgtgtgtgtgtgtctgtgtgcgtgtgtgtgtgcgtgcatgtgcgtgtgtgcgtgtgtgtctgtctgtctgtctgtgtttaagtTATTTCTAACAATTATCTGACCGCTAGagggctctctctctctctctctctctctctctctctgtgttttgagatgaatattgatcattttGAGCTTTTTTAATATGAAACTCTGAGCATCCTGAAGGTCTTCAGTCATATTTTATTGTTGCACATCCTCTACACACAACACAACCCTTCCTGCAGGATGACGACATGTTGTGACAGAACACAAGTCGCTGTGTGACTCTCCTCTGCTGCAGCTCCCTGCAGTGTGAccactttcaaaataagagtatAAAAAACCCAAGCCTGATGCCAAAATAAGAGAGAGGTGTGTGTGGATTTTCTCACACTGTTCATGAATTTCACACAAAGTGAGGACATTTTTCCTGCTGCTCTCACACTCTGGCCCTCATGAGAAAAAGCTTTGGATGATCATCATGATATAACGTTGTTATGATACGTAATAATAacagttgtgtgtgtgaaagtgtatatatgtgtgtgtgttttcattgtccGTGAACCGGTTCCTCTAGTTCCCTGATGAGGAACGTAGCTGTGCTCAGAcgtgtccatgtgtgtgtgtgtgtgtgtgttcacacacattcattcactTTAACCTTTAGATCATTGGTCGATAATCAGCTTTTATTTAACATTCCACTATGTaacaaggacacacacacacacacacacacacacaggacagtCATGTGAGGTCAGTGCACAGGACATGAAATCAGCAACATGTAAACAGTCAAACCAATCAGGAATATATACTGAATGTTTAAATCCAAGCCTGGATGTAAATTAGatgtaaacaggaagtcaatTGGAAGGAAGTAAATGTGAACTGGACATAAACTAGACATACTACGTTTAAGAGGGACTTAAATCACAAGTAAACTGGACATAAATTAGTTGTAAAAGCGTAGTAAACTGGATATAAACTAGATCTAAACAGGAATGAATTCAGATGTAAATGTAAACTGGATGTAAACCAGACACACCACATGTAAAATAGATGTAAATAAGTTGTAAAGGGATAGTTAAGTGGATATAAACTAGATCTACCAAGGAATTAATGTAGacgtaaatgtaaaaaacaatgtaaactgGATGTAAAAGATGTAGATAGGACATAAATAAGTTGTAAATGTTTAGTAAACCATTTATAAACTAGATTCAAACAGGAATTAATTCAGATGTAAATGTCAACAGATTGTACACTGGATGTTAACTAGTTGTAAAAATGACGTAAACCAGATGTAAACAAGGCATAAACCAGATGTAAACCGGGCATGAACGAGACATAATTTAGATGTAATATAAATGGATGTTTACAGAACAAAAGTCAAATCTAGATTTGAACAGGATGTAACTGTAAACGGGACACAAACAAGTTGTAAAACGTGGGTTATTTATTCTATCACAGTGTGCTTTAAAAGAGCCAGGTTTAGCCACGCCCTCTCTGACCACGCCCACTCTGACCATGCTGCTTTTCCTTTTCCATCAAACTTTTCTCAGCTTGGAGCTGATTGgttcagctgacagtgtttagctttagtgtgagaacataaggaatgtattattataaatgatgaGTGTCTGCAGCAGGTAAACCAAGCCTGTTGCTTAAACCTGGActgtgtttccatggcaaccaACGTGTTTTCTCTTCAATGAAACAGAAAGAAAGTGTGATTAACTGCTTTTACTCTGAAATCCTGACCTTGTTTGTCTTCCTGTGGTTTGTGGTCCACTACTCTGCAGTACAATAACCTCCTGGAACTCAAATGTTTGGAAAGTAAAGGTGGTTTAAAGTCTCAGAcatatttttgattttaaacaTCTTGACCAATGTAAGCCCCACCCCTGAGCTCACTGATTGGCTGCCTGTGAGTTTTTAGATGTGGGAGGACAAATAGCGGTCCTCTCTCAGCTCTAAGTCCTGCCCAGATTAGGGTTTCCTCTCTCAGTGCGTCCCTGTGTGACAGTTTCCCACAGACTGTGAGGGAGACCACacggatgatgaagatgatgaaggtTCACAGACAGGTCAGTGTTTTGTCCTGATACATGAGTGTATGTCTCTGTGAGGACACTTTATGTCTCTGTGAGGACACTTTGAGGTTGAAACCAGGAGGTTTCAAACTGGTTTTTGGACTGATGTGGTTCTGGtcactttttaaactggtttccCCACAGCTAGTTTTTCCTTATTAGCTGGTTCTGGTTTACTGGTCATAATTGGCTTTGTTCCTTTTGTtctggttattttatttaactggTTGTTCAGTAGGTGTTACTTGTTTTCACAATGGTTCAGTGGTTTTCAGACGACTGTGGTTCAGAGGTTTTACTTTAAACTGGTTTCAGGAAGGTTCCTGGTGGTTTCTGTCTCTTTTTGGAGCTCATGTTGGTACGACGTCTTTCAGGAGGTTTTCAGAGCTGAGTTAAATATtcattaagtgtgtgtgtgtgtgtgtgtgtgagtggcaGACAGATGCGGTGTGGGGGAGCGGTGTGGGGGGGGTCTGACTAATGGTCCAAATTGTATCCAATTAACCAGAGTGCTTGTGgataatgcacacacacacacacacacccactcaGGATGATTGTTGGTGGACTTGTCTTTTTGTCCTTAAAAGGACTAAATAAACCAGTTGTTGGTCCGCATGCCAACATTAGAACATCTGGGAACCTTCTGACAGTCCTGCTGTAATAGAACACGTTCTGTCCCCAGTTggcctgagtgtgtgtgtgtgtgtgtgtgtgtgtgtgtgtccaggtgAGTGGGCGGCTCCTCCGTATTGTGTGAACATGTTGCACCAGAACCAGCCCAGCTCCAGCACCCTTCAGCTGGTGGCCAACGACATGACGGGCATCATGGAGAGGCTGGACACGCGGGACCTGGACCTCGGGGACGGAGACTACGACACCACCGACACCGTGGCCTCAGGTACTGTCGTCACGGCAACCAGCATCATAACCGTTGAGCCTTTCTGTGTTGAAAGCCATCAGCAGGTCCTGGCCTCGCTGCTGGGactcagtcaccagttaacacGGTTACCAGCTGGTTTCTAACACCACTGCAGTCAGCAGcatttcactgtgtgtgtgtgtgtgtgcgtgcgtgtgtgtccatCCTCAGCGGAGCGTCTGCCCTTCACTGTGGTCTACAACACGGTGGGCTTTAAGGAGGCGGGGCAGCAGGTGTTCCTGTCCTGTCCAATCAGTGCTAAGATCCTGGAGGTGGAGCGCTTCACCTCAGCACAGGACCGCTTCAACGTCACCCACCAGAGGAGCGTCAACAAGGTGAGCGCTGcctaccagggttgggctcaagcGCTGcctaccagggttgggctcactTACAATGAAGTACAATTACTTTAGTTTAcattagcttcctgttagcatcccTAATGCTAACGGCTCAGTTTGAcgcatgtcttaaatcagcgaaaatgaaaaacattatttatcatccaattagtttctcatttcttagttaccttgttatgcttcctaatcaatgataacattggtattaatatttttggtgtgggcgtctgagccttttttctatcAATATACGTCTAGatttatatatgtttaaaaaaaaagataaaatgataCTCAAGGGAACTGAAGTAGtgggtaaacttgatatgaaacatattttaataattattaactacatatgtgtaagctatagaactgtaacatggctccCCAGGTTcgcgtttaattaaattatggtttttattacaCTTAACTGTTTCACTACAGCCAATATGACTCTTCAAAGCAAAATAGCTTCTCACAAATGTTAGCGTTAGTTTATCTCCTGCTTTTAAAGAATAGAACCTAACCAAACCTCTACTATCATATATGGTCTTTGATGAAGCAAGGTTTGAAACCATAGCAGTGGCCATTATCGTTGGTGCTGGTGGCATTTCTACACATTTACAAATCCAAACACGTGACAACAGTATATGTAGCAAAAGTCAGGAATAttccttcattgagaagattcttaattttatatataataaatagcAATTTTCCAGTAATTGTGTGTAatcttgtgtgtgcgtgcgtgcgtgtgtgtaggcGATGCCCGCTGTCTATAAGATCGAACTGAGACATGGTGAGTTTTCGTGGCTggtgaagaagaaggagaagaactTTATTGACCTCCACAGAGAGCTGAGGACGTATAAGACCTTCATGAGGCTGCCGCTGCCATCCCGCAGGTAAGCCCCACCCACTATGATGATGACATGTTCTAATATATAGAGTATGTAATGTATACGTTCCGGGTGCAGTCACACGATCCGCAGGAAGACGGGGGTGGAGGAGAGGGAGATGCCCAGTCTGCCTCGAGGAGGCGGAGACGAGCTGGAGAGGGAGGGGCAAGTGTCCAGCCGTCGGGTAGGTCTCACTTCCTGTCCCAAAGCTCCCACTTCCTGTTATGTGAGACCAAACTAAAAAGCAGTGTTATCTGGTGatgagtgttgtgtgtgtgttggtcacAGAAACAACTAGAGGATTATCTGAACAAGCTCCTGAAGATGCAGATGTACAGGAACTACCACGCTACGGTAGGCAACCGCCAAcgcaggccccgcccacacgcTTTACAATCCAatcaatgtgtttgtttgattatcAGATGGAGTTCATTGATGTGAGTCAGCTTTCCTTCATCCACGACCTGGGACCCAAAGGCCTGTAAGAACACAACACACCTCTGATTACCACCAGTACTCTGATTACCACCAGTACTCTGATTACTACCAGTACTCTGATTACTACCAATACTCTGATTACCACCAGTACTCTGATTACTACCAATACTCTGATTACCACCAGTACTCTGATTACCACCAGTACTCTGATTACTACCAGTACTCTGATTACTACCAATACTCTGATTACCACCAGTACTCTGATTACTACCAATACTCTGATTACCACCAGTACTCTGATTACCACCAGTACTCTGATTACCACCAGTACTCTGATTACTACCAGTACTCTGATTACTACCAGTACTCTGATTACTACCAGTACTCTGATTACCACCAGTACTCTGATTACCACCAGTACTCTGATTACTACCAGTACTCTGATTACTTTAGTTACTCTACTTACTGATAGTACTCTGATTACTTTAGTTACTCTACTTACTGATAGTACTCTGATTACTACCAGTACTCTGATTACTACCAGTACTCTGATTACTACCAGTACTCTGATTACTACCAGTACTCTGATTACTTTAGTTACTCTACTTACTGATAGTACTCTGATTACTTTAGTTACTCTACTTACTGATAGTACTCTGATTACTACCAGTACTCTGATTACTACCAGTACTCTGATTACTACCAGTACTCTGATTACTTTAGTTACTCTACTTACTGATAGTACTCTGATTACTTTAGTTACTCTACTTACTGATAGTACTCTGATTACTACCAGTACTCTGATTACTACCAGTACTCTGATTACTACCAGTACTCTGATTACTACCAGTACTCTGATTACCACCAGTACTCTGATTACTACCAGTACTCTGATTACTACCAGTACTCTGATTACCACCAGTACTCTGATTACTACCAGTACTCTGATTACTACCAGTACTCTGATTACTTTAGTTACTCTACTTACTGATAGTACTCTGATTACCACCAGTACTCTGATTACTTTAGTTACTCTACTTACTGATAGTACTCTGATTACTCTCCAGGGAGGGGATGGTGCTGAAACGATCTGGAGGTCACAGAATTCCTGGGATAAACTGTTGTGGACACAGAAAGATGTGTTATCGCTGGTCTAAACGGTGAGAACCATTTTATACTGGGAACTAATTTATACTGCTTTTATACAGACTTTAagtgtatttgtatatattttaaataaatatatatataaacagtagATATATAAAGTCTACACACTCCTGTTCccaatgccaggtttttgtgatgtaaaaaaatgacaccaagagaAATAATTTCATAACTGTTTCCACCTGTAATGTGACCTAGAACCTGTACAATgatattgaaaaacaaactgaaacctttcaggcaggtgaagtaaaaataaaaaacagagaaTGAGGTTGCAAATGTGTGCACACCCTCTTATAATTGGGGGCGGGGCTGTGTTGATGTTCACATGGAGTCATcacacacctgtcaccatttaAAGTGTCTCTGATTAACCTCAAATAAAGTTCAGATGTTCGAGAAgcttttcctcacatttttgtAGCTACATCTTCCAGAACAATCCATGGTCCTCAGAGAGCTTCTAAAGCATCAGAGGATCTCATTGTTCACAGATATCAGTCAGGTGAAGGTACAAAAGACTTTCCAAGGAATTAGAtataacatggaacacagtgaagacagtcatcatcaagtggagaaaatatgacacaacagtgactttaccAAGAACAGGACGTCCATCATAAATTGATGACAAGACGAGAAGAAAAGTGGACATGGAGGCTGCCAAGAGGCCGACGGCAAcattgaaggagctgcaggaatTTCTGACAAGTACTGTCTGTGTagaacatgtgacaacaatctcccatcttcttcatatgtctgggCTATGGGGTAGGATGGGAGGACAGAAGCTTTATCTTACCAAGAAAAACATCTAAGCCCAgcttcattttgtaaaaacacatttaaagtctCCCAAACACgtgtgggaaaatgtgttatgaTCTGATGGAACCAAGGTGGAACTTTTTGCaaataattccaaaaggtaTATTTGGTGCAAAAACgacactgctcatcaccaaaagaacaccatacctacagtgatgcatggtggtggcagcatcatgctttgggctgtttttcttcagctggaactgggcccttagtcagggtggagggaattatgaacagttcTAAATACCAGACAGTGTTGGTACAAAACCTTCAGGCTTCTGTTAGAAatctgaagatgaagaggaacttTCATCAccacaatgaccctaagcacagcATCAACTAAACAATGGCTTCACCACAATCAGATGGAGGTTCTGGAATGGACCAAccagagtccagacctgaacTATTTGTGgggtgatctgaagagggctgtACACAGGAGATACCCTCACTATCTGTCACATTTGGAGCAGTTTAGTAAAGAAGAGTGGGTAAATATGACCTCATCAAGATGTTCCACACTGATAGACTCTGACCCACAAACACTAAGTGCTGGAATAAAAGCCAAGGATGCtgcaacaaagtattagtttaaGGGTGTTTATGTAACCAGGTTAtcttaagtttttatttttcccatttaaaggtttcagtttgtttttcaatatcatttgtacaggttataggtcacattaaaggtggaaaaagttgtgaaattatttatcttggagtaatttttttacatcacaaaaacctgacatttgaacaggggtgtgtatactttttatatccactgtatatagtgtgtatatatatatatatatatgtatataaagttgatttatttcagtaattccattcaaaaagtgaaacttgtatattatatgCATTCATTACacataatcatcaacattaaaagaaataaacacttgaaataagtcagtgtgtgtgaaatgaatgtatacattatacaagtttcactttttgaatgaaattactgaaataaatcaactttttcatgatattctaattatatgaccagcacctatatataaatgtgtgtgtgtgtgtgtgtaatgtgtgtaggTGGCTGGTGGTGAAGGACTCATGTCTCCTCTACATGAAACCAGACTCAGGCTTCATTTCCTTTGTGATGTTGTTTGATAAAGAGTTCAGTATAAAGATGGACTCTAAGGATACGGACACACAGCACGGAGTCAGAGTAGACAGTCTGTCTAGGTTAGTGTCTGTTACTGTGTCTGTTAcattgtgttacagtgtgttacagtgtcTGTCTATGGTTCCTCCGTCTGTAGGTCTCTGGTGTTGAAGGGCAGCAGCTACAGACAGGCTCGATGGTGGGGTCAGTCCATCGAGCACTTTGTTCACAAACATGGCTCTGCCTTCCTCAAGGACCATCGCTTCGGATCCTTCGCTAGACAGGAAGTCAACGTTCCCGCCAAATGGTAGCCACGGCAACACATAACCCTTTCATAGAGCTGAATAACACGATGACCAGTTTAACCGTAACAGCAACTGTTACAAGTGCGTCAGACaccagtcacaggataacacgaTGACCAGTCTGACCCAAACAGTGTCACAGGAAGACACACATGGTGATGTTTCACTGCTTTGATGAGCATGTGGTCCGATCACACCGTTCactcagtgcacacacacaggatgctGACTGGTTCAGGGGGTGGATCACACCTTGGAGAAACAAGTCAGCAGTGAGAGCTGCTGAGGTCAtcaacacactgtgtgtgtgtgtgtgtgtgtgtgcgtgtgtcactGGAGTAATGTGACACAAAGAGGGAAAGCGAGACTCAACCGCAACATTATCCAGTCTGTGAGggcagactgtgtgtgtgtgtttatgtacacacacgtgtgtgtgtgtgtgaaaaagtgAGGTTTGGATCTTCTTACGtgtgtctttatgtgtgtgtatgtctgtgtgtatttcatCAGGTatgtaaatggtaaaaactACATGGAGGACGTGGCTGATGCTCTGGAAGAAGCTAAGGAAGAAATATTCATCACGGACTGGTGGtaagtgtgtgcgtgcatgcgcgtGTGTGTCAGACTTCACGTGTCGCCTCTACAGGAGGTTTCTTGGTCAAACGGATCACTTACTGTCTGAGTTTACcgttacacacacacgttgaACTCTGGTTCTGGTTTTTCAGGTTGAGTCCAGAGATTTTTTTGAAGCGGCCGGTCGTCGAGGGTAACCGTTGGCGATTGGACTGTATCCTGAAACGCAAAGCAGTGAGGAcacgcacaaaaacacacagtgtatactgtatacacgcgttgtttacatgttgttcGCTGTGTGCCGTTACCGTAGCAACAAGGTGTTCATATCTTCGTGATGCTCTATAAGGAGGTGGAATTAGCCCTGGGCATTAACTCAGGATACAGCAAGAGGACGCTACGGCACCTGCACCCCAACATCAAGGTGAGCCAGAAGCAGGAGAACCCAGAGAACCAGGGGTAACTTAAAGTACCTGGGGTAACCCAGAGAACCACGGGGTAACCCACAGACACGGGATAATCCACAGAAACGGGATAACCCACAGAAACAGGGGATAACCCACAGAAACGGGATAACCCAGGGGGTAACCCAGAGACCCAGGGGGTAACGTAGAGAAACAGGGGGAGCTGTTTGTCTTTGACCCGCTGGATGTTTCTTCTTCAGGTGATGCGTCACCCAGATCACGTTTCCTCGGCAGTCTACCTGTGGGCGCACCATGAGAAGATTGTGGTCATCGACCAATCAGTAGCCTTTGTGGGAGGGATCGATTTGGCTTACGGTCGCTGGGATGACCAGGAGCACCGGCTGATTGACATTGGGAGTGTGACGCTGTCTCACCTGGACCAGGTGACTCACACTGATCCCCTAAAGTCtgctttaactcattcactgccagccctttcagagcagccaaccacATATTATCAggcattttcacagattttttaggacttacagaatattttgtactatgacagaATCTGAAATATTAAAGTCTCAAGTTTCATCAGAAAATTGTGACAAAAAGTTGAGGAAAAcgactttttctgaaaaaacgtattctttgaatatttttttttgcgttagtgacacctcaacattgtttccttctataaaactacaaaaacatcactgagaccaggcttttgatggcagcattattattattttactatctatgtcagagttgaatggatttcttactgtattttggcgttcctccaagtctctcccccgtcattctccacacacgcaacttcctcctcctctcggACATGCCAaatgtcaccgcttgccccgttttttgatcattttctttcaccgtcaccacactctcaatagtccacttagttccacacatgctctggttgagtgcgaagctgctgtgagctggtgggaacttcagcatcaactctcgtagcactattttctgtctcgtaaactcctttcctctccctctgagctctgcccaacaCGTGTGAAcactcatccaaaggtgctctgctgccacctacatgtcaccagttggtcactgcATCAGTGTATAAGTTACATTttcaccggagagcttcgtcacactgtctcctcgcaaccccagccaaaaaacacaattaacgtctttagacgtctttggcagtcaatgagttaaaggAGTAGTTTGTGGGAATGTTCAGCAGGAAGCTCCGGTTTgagtttgacctttgacctgataAGTTTATCCAGGATAGCTGATTTTTCCAGGCTTTATCACCTATCCTGGTTTTGTGCAACACCCCCCAGTAGACGACCACTGCTAGTCTCATGAACTTTTACTGAggttagaaaacaaaaatgaagctgtgaaattaaaaaatttttatttttgtcctcCAAATTGATGAAAACTGAAAAGAAAGGATTTCATATGTCCTAAATTAATGCAAAGCTTGAATTATGGCTTTGTAGATATAGGCCTTATCTTCTCCCCTCCTTTATTTAACCGGTTATATAAGTTATGTTTCTGTATGGTGGTTTTATCTTTGAGCACCTTCCCCTCCAAAGGTCTCTGAATGGTACTGGTGAGGAGGTCCATCAAAGGCCAGGACCATCACAGAGCTCATCCTTCTCCTGTGTCTGTGCTACCTCAGGTTGATGCTGCCTCTCCAACTAACGGTGGCGGAGGCGTTCCTCAGGTCAGTTGTCAGGCCATCTTCACGGTGATGGACTCTGCAGACCAGCCCAAGCTGAAAGGCCAGGGCCGGATGAAGAGGGCCAGGATGAGCTTCAAGAGACACCTTCAGAAACACGGACTGGCTAGCGCCGACAGCAACAGCGACAGCGACCTGGAGCCTGATGACAGTGAGTCACAACTCTGAACTGTTTTAGATTGTATCTTCACTGTGGAAACCTCTCCAGATGTTTTTTGGGCTGGAGTGATGAGAAGGTGGAAGATACTGGTTTACTGTTTATTAGAAATGCTCCCAGATCTCAGTGGGTATCAAGGTCTCTTCAGGGGCTTCAAAGTCAATGTGGGCCTTTGGGTCCCTTGTCTACTAGGTTTCCAGTTCCCCGTGGGCCTCCAGGTCTGAGCAGGCTTCAAAGTCCTGGATGATTTTCAGCTCCAATGGTGTTTCAGACTCTGGAGGTCCCTCACTGACTTTAGGTTATAAAGGTTCTCATTGGTGGGCTCTGATCTGTGTCCTCGGTGCTCTGCTCAGGTTGGTCAAACAGCGTTTGCAGTCAGAGCTCTCTGATCCCCGGCAGGTTGGCCGAGCTCAGGGTGGCCGGTGAGTTTGGGGTCATTACCCACGTTGCTTTGCTGTGGTT from Gouania willdenowi chromosome 20, fGouWil2.1, whole genome shotgun sequence includes:
- the LOC114453951 gene encoding phospholipase D1-like isoform X2, which gives rise to MLHQNQPSSSTLQLVANDMTGIMERLDTRDLDLGDGDYDTTDTVASAERLPFTVVYNTVGFKEAGQQVFLSCPISAKILEVERFTSAQDRFNVTHQRSVNKAMPAVYKIELRHGEFSWLVKKKEKNFIDLHRELRTYKTFMRLPLPSRSHTIRRKTGVEEREMPSLPRGGGDELEREGQVSSRRKQLEDYLNKLLKMQMYRNYHATMEFIDVSQLSFIHDLGPKGLEGMVLKRSGGHRIPGINCCGHRKMCYRWSKRWLVVKDSCLLYMKPDSGFISFVMLFDKEFSIKMDSKDTDTQHGVRVDSLSRSLVLKGSSYRQARWWGQSIEHFVHKHGSAFLKDHRFGSFARQEVNVPAKWYVNGKNYMEDVADALEEAKEEIFITDWWLSPEIFLKRPVVEGNRWRLDCILKRKAQQGVHIFVMLYKEVELALGINSGYSKRTLRHLHPNIKVDAASPTNGGGGVPQVSCQAIFTVMDSADQPKLKGQGRMKRARMSFKRHLQKHGLASADSNSDSDLEPDDSRELSRSLKTGVGELFGETRFWHGKDYCNFVHKDWIQLEKPFDDFIDRHTTPRMPWHDISSVVHGKAARDVARHFIQRWNFTKLVKPKYRAQSYPYLLPKSHITAGEQRYQVPNCVSAKVQILRSACDWSAGIKYHEESIHNAYVHVIQQSQHFIYIENQFFISCADNRHVFNKIGDAIAERIIKAYKEGKKYRVYVVTPLLPGFEGDINTGGGSAIQAVMHFNYRTMNRGDHSIISQLRREMGDQWINYISIAGLRTHADLEGKLVTELIYVHSKMLIADDNTVIIGSANINDRSMLGKRDSEVAVIVEDSETEDSVMDGQPYQAGVFALKLRLECFRMILGASTDPSINISDPISDQFYKEVWMSTCARNATIYQRVFRCLPSSDVRNLLELETFLSKSGLEKEDPTRAREELKKIRGFLVQFPLQFLCEQNLLPPIGSKEAMVPMEVWT
- the LOC114453951 gene encoding phospholipase D1-like isoform X1 is translated as MLHQNQPSSSTLQLVANDMTGIMERLDTRDLDLGDGDYDTTDTVASAERLPFTVVYNTVGFKEAGQQVFLSCPISAKILEVERFTSAQDRFNVTHQRSVNKAMPAVYKIELRHGEFSWLVKKKEKNFIDLHRELRTYKTFMRLPLPSRSHTIRRKTGVEEREMPSLPRGGGDELEREGQVSSRRKQLEDYLNKLLKMQMYRNYHATMEFIDVSQLSFIHDLGPKGLEGMVLKRSGGHRIPGINCCGHRKMCYRWSKRWLVVKDSCLLYMKPDSGFISFVMLFDKEFSIKMDSKDTDTQHGVRVDSLSRSLVLKGSSYRQARWWGQSIEHFVHKHGSAFLKDHRFGSFARQEVNVPAKWYVNGKNYMEDVADALEEAKEEIFITDWWLSPEIFLKRPVVEGNRWRLDCILKRKAQQGVHIFVMLYKEVELALGINSGYSKRTLRHLHPNIKVMRHPDHVSSAVYLWAHHEKIVVIDQSVAFVGGIDLAYGRWDDQEHRLIDIGSVTLSHLDQVDAASPTNGGGGVPQVSCQAIFTVMDSADQPKLKGQGRMKRARMSFKRHLQKHGLASADSNSDSDLEPDDSRELSRSLKTGVGELFGETRFWHGKDYCNFVHKDWIQLEKPFDDFIDRHTTPRMPWHDISSVVHGKAARDVARHFIQRWNFTKLVKPKYRAQSYPYLLPKSHITAGEQRYQVPNCVSAKVQILRSACDWSAGIKYHEESIHNAYVHVIQQSQHFIYIENQFFISCADNRHVFNKIGDAIAERIIKAYKEGKKYRVYVVTPLLPGFEGDINTGGGSAIQAVMHFNYRTMNRGDHSIISQLRREMGDQWINYISIAGLRTHADLEGKLVTELIYVHSKMLIADDNTVIIGSANINDRSMLGKRDSEVAVIVEDSETEDSVMDGQPYQAGVFALKLRLECFRMILGASTDPSINISDPISDQFYKEVWMSTCARNATIYQRVFRCLPSSDVRNLLELETFLSKSGLEKEDPTRAREELKKIRGFLVQFPLQFLCEQNLLPPIGSKEAMVPMEVWT